In Streptomyces chartreusis NRRL 3882, the following are encoded in one genomic region:
- a CDS encoding class I SAM-dependent methyltransferase encodes MARQLDEQIVGRFPVGQRLRVLDVGMGQGTQALRLARAGHQVTGLEQDAKMIAVARESLAGEPEGIRERMRIIEGDGRDTGVHFLPGSFDVVLCHGVLMYVEEPDPLLAGLARMLAPGGLLSLLVRNGDALAIRPGLSGDWAGALAAFDTVSYRNRLGLDVRADRLKDLTATLAGIGAPLHAWYGVRVFTDTAADGAEVPADGETLLAVEEKAGRTDPYRGVAALLHLCGVRG; translated from the coding sequence GTGGCCCGCCAGCTGGACGAGCAGATAGTCGGGCGGTTCCCGGTCGGGCAGCGGCTGCGGGTGCTCGACGTGGGCATGGGCCAGGGCACGCAGGCGCTGCGGCTGGCCCGGGCCGGGCACCAGGTGACCGGTCTTGAGCAGGACGCGAAGATGATCGCCGTGGCCCGGGAGTCCCTCGCCGGGGAACCGGAGGGCATCCGGGAGCGGATGCGGATCATCGAGGGCGACGGCCGGGACACCGGCGTGCACTTCCTGCCGGGCAGTTTCGACGTGGTGCTGTGCCACGGCGTCCTGATGTACGTGGAGGAGCCCGACCCGCTACTGGCGGGCCTGGCCCGGATGCTCGCGCCGGGCGGGCTGCTGTCCCTGCTCGTGCGCAACGGGGACGCGCTCGCGATCCGGCCGGGGCTGTCCGGCGACTGGGCGGGCGCGCTGGCCGCCTTCGACACGGTCTCCTACCGCAACCGGCTGGGGCTCGACGTACGGGCCGACCGGCTGAAGGACCTGACGGCGACGCTCGCCGGGATCGGGGCGCCGCTGCACGCCTGGTACGGGGTGCGCGTGTTCACCGACACGGCGGCGGACGGTGCCGAGGTCCCGGCCGACGGGGAGACGCTGCTCGCGGTGGAGGAGAAGGCCGGGCGGACGGATCCGTACCGCGGGGTGGCGGCGCTGCTGCACCTGTGCGGCGTGCGCGGCTGA
- a CDS encoding DUF3043 domain-containing protein, which produces MFRSRAKDEKAQAADKAPVNFSKQPRDPQAPKGRPTPKRSEAQSQRRSVANTSMTRKEAAKRQREERRAALERQRQALASGDERYLPARDKGPVRRFARDFVDSRFNIAEFFLPMAVVILVLSMVRVAALQNIALLLWLVVIVLIVLDSFVSAFRLKKQLNERFAGENRRGAVAYALMRSLQMRRLRLPKPQVKRGERP; this is translated from the coding sequence GTGTTCCGTAGCCGTGCGAAGGATGAGAAGGCCCAGGCAGCCGACAAGGCGCCGGTGAACTTCTCCAAGCAGCCCCGCGACCCGCAGGCCCCGAAGGGCAGGCCCACGCCCAAGCGCAGTGAGGCCCAGTCCCAGCGCCGCAGCGTCGCCAACACGTCGATGACGCGGAAGGAGGCCGCCAAGCGCCAGCGCGAGGAGCGTCGTGCCGCGCTGGAGCGGCAGCGCCAGGCGCTGGCGAGCGGCGACGAGCGGTACCTGCCCGCGCGTGACAAGGGACCGGTCCGCCGGTTCGCGCGCGACTTCGTCGACTCGCGGTTCAACATCGCGGAGTTCTTCCTGCCGATGGCCGTGGTCATCCTCGTGCTCAGCATGGTGCGGGTGGCCGCGCTCCAGAACATCGCGCTGCTGCTGTGGCTCGTGGTGATCGTGCTGATCGTGCTCGACTCGTTCGTCTCGGCGTTCCGCCTGAAGAAGCAGCTCAACGAGCGCTTCGCGGGTGAGAACCGGCGCGGCGCGGTCGCCTACGCCCTGATGCGCTCTCTCCAGATGCGCCGGCTCCGGCTGCCGAAGCCGCAGGTCAAGCGTGGAGAGCGGCCCTGA
- a CDS encoding class I SAM-dependent methyltransferase codes for MPARPAPSAPLTSQATTRVHEPRRADCPWCGSTRLRNRLRTGDLRQYKPGSFTVDECRDCRHTFQNPRLTSEGLALYHRTARGTPRDVAADTLLALRGSRPRHRSAARAMLRFGEPESWLDVGTGHARFPMTAREFFPYTAFDGLDPTPRVVRARAADRVEEAHVGRLTDPRISAPLRGRYDVVSMLHHLEGTPDPRAELHAALDVLRPGGHLLIETLSPRSLFAALLGRWWLAYDQPRHLHLLPPQNLRAELEAAGCTIAFLDHRPVHIPHDLAGATALALSHVLPAPDTPWRAIPPPLARQHLREALLRAGIPLVALAAVADHVLAPVARRTRFANTYRLIANKPT; via the coding sequence ATGCCCGCACGTCCCGCCCCCTCGGCACCCCTCACCTCCCAAGCGACCACTCGGGTCCACGAGCCGCGCCGCGCGGACTGCCCCTGGTGCGGCTCCACCCGGCTGCGGAACCGGCTGCGCACCGGTGACCTGCGGCAGTACAAGCCGGGCAGCTTCACCGTCGACGAGTGCCGCGACTGCCGCCACACCTTCCAGAACCCCCGCCTCACCTCCGAAGGCCTCGCGCTCTACCACCGGACGGCCCGCGGAACGCCCCGGGACGTCGCGGCCGACACCCTCCTCGCCCTGCGCGGCAGCCGGCCCCGCCACCGCTCGGCCGCCCGCGCGATGCTGCGGTTCGGGGAGCCGGAGAGCTGGCTGGACGTGGGCACCGGCCACGCCCGTTTCCCCATGACGGCCCGGGAGTTCTTCCCCTACACCGCGTTCGACGGCCTGGACCCCACCCCGCGCGTGGTGCGCGCCCGCGCCGCCGACCGCGTCGAGGAGGCCCATGTGGGCCGCCTGACGGACCCCCGGATCTCGGCTCCCCTGCGCGGCCGCTACGACGTGGTCAGCATGCTCCACCACCTGGAGGGCACCCCCGACCCCCGCGCGGAACTCCACGCCGCCCTCGACGTCCTGCGCCCCGGCGGCCACCTGCTCATCGAGACCCTGAGCCCCCGCAGCCTGTTCGCCGCGCTACTGGGCCGCTGGTGGCTCGCCTACGACCAGCCCCGCCATCTGCACCTGCTCCCCCCGCAGAACCTCCGTGCCGAACTGGAGGCGGCCGGCTGCACGATCGCCTTCCTGGACCACCGCCCCGTCCACATCCCCCACGACCTCGCGGGCGCCACGGCCCTGGCGCTCTCCCACGTCCTCCCCGCCCCCGACACCCCGTGGCGAGCGATCCCCCCGCCCCTGGCCCGTCAACACCTCCGAGAGGCCCTGCTCCGAGCGGGAATCCCCCTGGTGGCCCTGGCAGCGGTAGCGGACCACGTCCTGGCCCCCGTAGCCCGCCGCACCCGATTCGCGAACACTTACCGCTTGATTGCCAACAAACCCACTTAG
- the pspAA gene encoding PspA-associated protein PspAA gives MIVRIMGEGQVRLADGHLTELNKLDDELLAEMENGDGPGFRRTLQALLTRVRDLGEPLPDDSLEPSELILPSPDATLEEVRELLSDDGLIPG, from the coding sequence ATGATCGTACGGATCATGGGGGAGGGCCAGGTGAGGCTGGCCGACGGCCACCTCACCGAACTGAACAAGCTGGACGACGAGCTCCTGGCGGAAATGGAGAACGGCGACGGCCCCGGCTTCCGCCGCACCCTCCAGGCCCTGCTGACCAGGGTCCGAGACCTGGGCGAACCCTTGCCCGACGACTCCCTGGAACCATCGGAACTGATCCTCCCGTCCCCGGACGCGACACTCGAGGAGGTCCGGGAGCTGCTGAGCGACGACGGGTTGATTCCGGGCTGA
- the cobT gene encoding nicotinate-nucleotide--dimethylbenzimidazole phosphoribosyltransferase — protein sequence MSSLNLDDFTDLIERPDGGVRRDAEARRERQIVPPGSLGRLDDLGEWLAAAQSAVPVRPIERPRVVLFAGDHGVAELGVSARPAGGAGQLVREVLEGGRPVSVLARRLGVPVRIVDMALDCDPESLPEDVVRHRVRRGSGRIDIEDALTLEEAEAAFRAGVAVADEEADSGTDLVVLGDVSVGGTTAAGVLVAALCGVDASVVTGRGGLAIDDLAWMRKCAAIRDALRRARPVLGDQLQLLAAVGGADLAAMTGFLLQSAVRKLPVVLDGVVTAACALVGQRIAFRAPDWWLAAHDSGEPGQAKALDRMALEPLLTQGVTVGEGAGGLLALPLVQAAAALAAELPEKPKESEEPESPEASGASGVPTEQ from the coding sequence ATGAGCTCGCTTAATCTCGACGACTTCACCGATCTGATCGAGCGTCCGGACGGCGGGGTGCGCCGTGACGCCGAGGCGCGCCGGGAACGGCAGATCGTGCCGCCCGGGTCGCTGGGCCGCCTGGACGACCTGGGTGAGTGGCTGGCGGCGGCGCAGTCCGCCGTGCCGGTGCGGCCGATCGAACGGCCGCGGGTGGTGCTCTTCGCCGGTGACCACGGCGTCGCCGAACTGGGCGTCTCCGCGCGGCCGGCGGGCGGCGCCGGGCAGCTGGTGCGCGAGGTGCTGGAGGGCGGCCGGCCCGTGTCGGTGCTGGCGCGGCGGCTGGGCGTGCCGGTGCGGATCGTCGACATGGCCCTGGACTGCGACCCCGAGTCCCTGCCCGAGGACGTCGTACGGCACCGGGTGCGGCGTGGCAGCGGGCGCATCGACATCGAGGACGCGCTGACCCTGGAGGAGGCCGAGGCGGCGTTCCGGGCCGGGGTCGCGGTGGCCGACGAGGAGGCCGACTCCGGTACGGATCTGGTGGTGCTCGGCGATGTGAGCGTCGGCGGGACCACGGCGGCCGGCGTGCTGGTCGCGGCGCTGTGCGGGGTCGACGCGTCGGTCGTCACCGGCCGGGGCGGGCTGGCGATCGACGACCTGGCGTGGATGCGCAAGTGCGCGGCGATCCGCGACGCGCTGCGCCGCGCCCGGCCGGTGCTCGGGGACCAGTTGCAACTGCTGGCGGCGGTGGGCGGGGCCGACCTCGCCGCCATGACGGGCTTCCTGCTCCAGAGCGCGGTGCGGAAGCTGCCGGTGGTGCTCGACGGGGTCGTGACGGCCGCGTGCGCGCTGGTCGGGCAGCGGATCGCGTTCCGGGCACCGGACTGGTGGCTGGCCGCGCACGACAGCGGCGAGCCCGGGCAGGCCAAGGCGCTGGACCGGATGGCCCTGGAGCCGCTGCTGACCCAGGGCGTGACCGTCGGCGAGGGCGCGGGCGGCCTGCTCGCACTGCCCCTGGTGCAGGCGGCGGCCGCGCTGGCGGCGGAGCTGCCCGAGAAGCCGAAGGAGTCCGAGGAGCCGGAGAGCCCCGAGGCGTCCGGGGCCTCCGGGGTTCCCACCGAGCAGTAG
- the pelF gene encoding GT4 family glycosyltransferase PelF, whose translation MRRTGRHVTMLTEGTYPHVHGGVSTWCDQLVKGMPEVDFHLVSLTGNGREPITWELPPNVCRHTTVPTWGPRPGRPRPPYGRARRRFTETYERFLLSFLDPGSHADFGESLNELAGLARDGRLSAALRTESALRSLMWIWTMPHLPTAAARPTVHDALTATDLLEHALRPLGVRIPEDSVAHAVSSGLATLPALAARHLDGVPFLLTEHGIYLRERYLGYRRDAQRWPVKAFMLGFYRELNSYGYRAADLITPCNQYNRRWEERGGADADKIRTVYNGVDPAAFPHAGPEPEVPTLSWCGRIDPIKDLETLIRAYAMVRAEIPATRLRLFGPVPPGGEAYGTRLEKLAAELGVTDGLTFEGRITEVWRAYAAGHLVMLSSISEGFPFSIIEAMSCGRTTVSTDVGGVREAVGDTGLVVPPREPEKMAAAALALLKDDRRRIELGQLSRQRVIDRFTLRRSVDAFRTIYKELAGEDEVYEPTVETVADWTLELRDPWYASTAVSGSPRTESGGGAGW comes from the coding sequence ATGAGGCGAACAGGCCGTCATGTCACCATGCTCACGGAAGGCACCTACCCGCACGTCCACGGCGGCGTCAGCACCTGGTGCGACCAGCTCGTCAAGGGCATGCCCGAGGTCGACTTCCACCTCGTCTCGCTCACCGGCAACGGCCGCGAACCCATCACCTGGGAACTGCCGCCCAACGTCTGCCGGCACACCACCGTCCCGACCTGGGGCCCGCGCCCCGGCCGCCCGAGACCGCCGTACGGCAGAGCCCGTCGCCGCTTCACCGAGACCTACGAGCGCTTCCTGCTCTCCTTCCTCGACCCCGGCTCGCACGCCGACTTCGGCGAGTCCCTGAACGAGCTGGCCGGACTCGCCCGCGACGGACGCCTGTCGGCCGCGCTGCGCACCGAGTCGGCGCTGCGGTCCCTCATGTGGATCTGGACGATGCCGCATCTGCCGACGGCCGCCGCCCGCCCCACCGTGCACGACGCGCTGACCGCGACCGACCTGCTGGAACACGCCCTGCGCCCGCTCGGCGTCCGTATCCCGGAGGACTCCGTCGCGCACGCCGTCAGCAGCGGCCTCGCGACCCTGCCCGCGCTCGCCGCCCGCCATTTGGACGGTGTGCCGTTCCTGCTCACCGAGCACGGCATCTACCTGCGCGAGCGCTACCTCGGCTACCGCCGTGACGCCCAGCGCTGGCCCGTGAAGGCCTTCATGCTGGGCTTCTACCGGGAGCTCAACTCCTACGGCTACCGCGCCGCCGACCTGATCACGCCGTGCAACCAGTACAACCGCCGGTGGGAGGAGCGCGGCGGCGCCGACGCCGACAAGATCCGCACGGTCTACAACGGCGTCGACCCGGCCGCCTTCCCGCACGCCGGACCCGAGCCCGAGGTCCCCACCCTGTCCTGGTGCGGCCGGATCGACCCCATCAAGGACCTGGAGACCCTCATCCGGGCCTACGCGATGGTGCGCGCCGAGATCCCGGCGACCCGGCTGAGGCTCTTCGGCCCGGTCCCGCCCGGCGGCGAGGCCTACGGCACCCGGCTGGAGAAGCTCGCGGCCGAACTGGGCGTGACCGACGGCCTGACCTTCGAGGGCCGCATCACCGAGGTCTGGCGGGCCTATGCGGCCGGGCACCTGGTCATGCTGTCGTCGATCTCCGAGGGCTTCCCCTTCTCCATCATCGAGGCCATGTCGTGCGGCCGTACGACGGTGTCGACGGACGTCGGGGGAGTGCGCGAGGCGGTCGGCGACACGGGTCTGGTCGTGCCGCCGCGCGAGCCGGAGAAGATGGCCGCCGCCGCGCTGGCCCTGCTCAAGGACGACCGACGGCGCATCGAACTGGGGCAGTTGTCGCGGCAGCGCGTCATCGACCGGTTCACGCTGCGCCGCTCGGTGGACGCCTTCCGCACCATCTACAAGGAACTCGCGGGCGAGGACGAGGTGTACGAGCCGACGGTGGAGACCGTGGCCGACTGGACCCTGGAGCTGCGCGATCCCTGGTACGCGTCCACGGCGGTATCGGGGTCCCCCCGGACGGAGTCCGGGGGAGGGGCGGGCTGGTGA
- a CDS encoding PspA/IM30 family protein codes for MKRMGMIFRAKANKALDRAEDPRETLDYSYQKQLELLQKVRRGVADVATSRKRLELQLNQLQSQSTKLEDQGRKALALGREDLAREALSRRAALQQQVTDLETQHATLQGEEEKLTLAAQRLQAKVDAFRTKKETIKATYTAAQAQTRIGEAFSGISEEMGDVGLAIQRAEDKTAQLQARAGAIDELLASGALDDQSGMHKDDIQAELDRLSGGTDVELELQRMKAELAGGSSSGQQALEGGTGRQQSQQQPQDTPRFDKQ; via the coding sequence ATGAAGCGTATGGGGATGATCTTCCGCGCGAAGGCGAACAAGGCCCTTGACCGGGCCGAGGACCCGCGCGAGACCCTCGATTACTCGTACCAGAAGCAGCTGGAGCTGCTCCAGAAGGTCCGCCGCGGCGTCGCCGACGTGGCGACCTCACGCAAGCGACTGGAACTCCAGCTGAACCAGTTGCAGTCCCAGTCCACCAAGCTGGAGGACCAGGGTCGCAAGGCGCTCGCGCTGGGCCGTGAGGACCTGGCCCGCGAAGCGCTCTCCCGCCGTGCCGCCCTCCAGCAGCAGGTGACCGACCTGGAGACGCAGCACGCGACGCTCCAGGGCGAGGAGGAGAAGCTCACCCTCGCGGCCCAGCGGCTCCAGGCCAAGGTCGACGCCTTCCGCACGAAGAAGGAGACGATCAAGGCGACGTACACGGCGGCCCAGGCGCAGACCCGGATCGGCGAGGCCTTCTCCGGCATCTCCGAGGAGATGGGCGACGTCGGCCTGGCGATCCAGCGCGCCGAGGACAAGACGGCCCAGCTCCAGGCCCGCGCCGGCGCGATCGACGAGCTGCTCGCCTCCGGTGCCCTCGACGACCAGTCCGGCATGCACAAGGACGACATCCAGGCCGAGCTGGACCGGCTCTCCGGTGGTACGGATGTAGAGCTGGAACTGCAGCGGATGAAGGCCGAGCTGGCCGGAGGCTCGAGCAGTGGGCAGCAGGCCCTCGAAGGTGGCACGGGCCGGCAGCAGTCCCAGCAGCAGCCGCAGGACACCCCGCGCTTCGACAAGCAGTAG
- a CDS encoding adenosylcobinamide-GDP ribazoletransferase, with protein MPRTSPLDALRFSFGTLTVFPVRVTRWDREAARGGMLCAPLAGLAVGAAAAAVGLGLLFLGAGGPLAAVATVAVPAVLTRGLHLDGLADTADGLGSGKPAEDALRIMKQSDIGPFGVLTLVLALLAQVAALAQAYDASWARGACAAVVSATVARLALTLAARARVPAARPEGLGAAVAGVVPVRGALLAGVAVTGAAAAVAAVFGPYDVARTVLAVLLSLAAAEALLRHCTRRFGGITGDVFGGLAETAATTALVVLALG; from the coding sequence GTGCCCAGAACCTCGCCGCTCGACGCTCTCCGCTTCTCCTTCGGCACCCTCACGGTGTTCCCGGTCCGGGTGACCCGGTGGGACCGGGAGGCCGCGCGCGGCGGCATGCTGTGCGCTCCGCTGGCCGGGCTCGCGGTCGGTGCCGCTGCCGCCGCCGTCGGGCTGGGGCTGCTGTTCCTCGGTGCGGGGGGACCGCTCGCCGCCGTGGCCACCGTCGCCGTCCCCGCCGTCCTGACCCGGGGGCTGCACCTCGACGGGCTCGCGGACACCGCCGACGGCCTGGGCAGCGGCAAGCCCGCCGAGGACGCCCTGCGGATCATGAAGCAGTCGGACATCGGGCCGTTCGGGGTCCTCACCCTCGTCCTCGCCCTGCTCGCGCAGGTCGCCGCGCTCGCCCAGGCCTACGACGCCTCCTGGGCCCGGGGCGCGTGCGCCGCCGTCGTCTCCGCGACGGTCGCCCGGCTGGCCCTGACCCTCGCGGCCCGGGCCCGGGTGCCCGCGGCGCGGCCGGAGGGGCTGGGCGCGGCGGTGGCGGGTGTGGTGCCGGTGCGCGGAGCGCTGCTCGCCGGCGTCGCCGTCACGGGCGCGGCGGCAGCGGTCGCCGCCGTCTTCGGGCCGTACGACGTCGCCCGTACCGTGCTCGCGGTCCTGCTCTCGCTGGCCGCCGCCGAAGCGCTCCTGCGGCACTGTACGCGCCGCTTCGGCGGGATCACCGGGGACGTGTTCGGCGGCCTCGCCGAGACGGCGGCGACCACGGCGCTGGTCGTCCTGGCGCTGGGCTGA
- a CDS encoding spherulation-specific family 4 protein, translating into MNTLLVPYYEHPSARPAEWDAIVAAAPRLYGVVLNPASGPGDRPDEAFAGVAARLKAAGVRVLGYTDTDYGRRAAPDVLRDLTRHRDWYGTDGAFLDQVPSGPEQFEHYQKLAVAAWGVGCGTLVLNHGTAPHPCYARIADVLVTFEGTWASYRALPPQPRPGDSGVRLCHLVYGVPPGADPEVLARERGAAVHCAVPGTGDHPWGTLPYTLHNPENAP; encoded by the coding sequence ATGAACACTCTCCTGGTCCCCTACTACGAGCACCCGTCCGCCCGCCCCGCCGAATGGGACGCGATCGTCGCGGCAGCGCCCCGCCTCTACGGGGTCGTCCTCAACCCGGCCAGCGGCCCCGGCGACCGCCCCGACGAGGCCTTCGCCGGGGTCGCCGCCCGGTTGAAGGCGGCGGGTGTCCGGGTGCTCGGGTACACCGACACCGACTACGGCCGCCGCGCCGCCCCGGACGTCCTCCGTGACCTCACCCGGCACCGCGACTGGTACGGCACCGACGGCGCCTTCCTCGACCAGGTCCCCTCCGGGCCCGAGCAGTTCGAGCACTACCAGAAGCTGGCCGTCGCCGCCTGGGGCGTCGGCTGCGGCACCCTCGTCCTCAACCACGGCACGGCACCGCACCCCTGCTACGCCCGCATCGCCGACGTCCTCGTCACCTTCGAGGGCACCTGGGCGTCCTACCGCGCCCTGCCTCCCCAGCCCCGGCCCGGCGACAGCGGGGTACGGCTGTGCCACCTGGTGTACGGCGTGCCGCCCGGCGCAGACCCCGAGGTCCTGGCGCGGGAGAGGGGCGCGGCGGTGCACTGCGCGGTGCCCGGAACCGGAGATCATCCCTGGGGCACACTGCCGTACACCCTGCACAACCCGGAGAACGCCCCGTGA
- a CDS encoding endo alpha-1,4 polygalactosaminidase: MRSPLLAALLVLLLAGCTQGPDDKPGPRWQPRPGTAWQWQLSGRLDTSVDVPVYDIDGFDHSEATVARLHREDRKVICYLSTGAWEEFRPDAKKFPKPVLGRGNGWEGERWLDIRRTDVLEPIMAARLDMCRDKGFDAVEPDNMDGYRNDTGFPLTAADQLRYNRLIARLAHDRGLAVGLKNDLDQIPELVGDFDFAVNEQCAQYGECGALKPFVEAGKAVFHVEYEVPTGRFCAESRRLRLSSLLKKYELGAWRRAC; the protein is encoded by the coding sequence GTGAGAAGCCCCCTGCTCGCCGCCCTGCTCGTCCTGCTGCTCGCGGGCTGTACCCAGGGCCCCGACGACAAGCCCGGCCCCCGCTGGCAGCCGCGCCCCGGCACCGCCTGGCAGTGGCAGCTCAGCGGCCGGCTGGACACCTCCGTCGACGTGCCGGTCTACGACATCGACGGCTTCGACCACTCCGAGGCCACCGTCGCCCGGCTGCACCGTGAGGACCGCAAGGTCATCTGCTACCTGTCCACCGGCGCCTGGGAGGAGTTCCGCCCGGACGCGAAGAAGTTCCCGAAGCCGGTCCTCGGCCGGGGCAACGGCTGGGAGGGCGAACGCTGGCTCGACATCCGCCGCACCGACGTCCTGGAGCCGATCATGGCGGCCCGTCTGGACATGTGCCGCGACAAGGGCTTCGACGCGGTGGAGCCCGACAACATGGACGGCTACCGCAACGACACGGGCTTCCCGCTGACCGCCGCCGACCAGCTCCGCTACAACCGCCTGATCGCCCGACTGGCCCACGACCGGGGTCTGGCCGTCGGCCTGAAGAACGACCTGGACCAGATCCCGGAGCTGGTCGGTGACTTCGACTTCGCGGTCAACGAACAGTGCGCCCAGTACGGCGAGTGCGGGGCCCTGAAGCCCTTCGTCGAGGCGGGCAAGGCGGTCTTCCACGTCGAGTACGAGGTGCCCACCGGCCGCTTCTGCGCCGAGTCCCGCCGCCTGCGCTTGAGCTCACTGCTCAAGAAGTACGAACTAGGGGCGTGGCGGCGGGCGTGCTGA
- a CDS encoding bifunctional adenosylcobinamide kinase/adenosylcobinamide-phosphate guanylyltransferase has translation MELTLLGTGAPAGLPRPDCPCAACSAALGPDARAATALLLDGALLLDLTPGAAFAAARAGRSLTGVRQVLLSHPHDGPAVEVPAGLPQPGRVPDGRELTLLTGHRVRAVPMDAPGTGYAVTGPEGQRLLYLPPGGAPAGLEEPAESYDMVLADVVGRPDALAKLRAVGAVGPTTDVVAVHLDHDVPPGPELGRRLAAAGARAVPDGTTLVVGAYEDVPDVPRRTLVLGGARSGKSVEAERRLEAFPDVLYVATGGSRNGDTEWSARVSAHRERRPGSWRTVETCDLVPLLAEDGPPLLIDCLSLWLTDAMDAVGAWDDAVWAERGEKALRERVRELTEAVRSTRRTVVAVSNEVGSGIVPSTASGRRYRDELGRLNAGFADECEHVLLVVAGQAVVLRG, from the coding sequence GTGGAACTGACTCTGCTCGGCACCGGCGCCCCCGCGGGACTCCCCCGCCCCGACTGTCCCTGCGCGGCCTGTTCGGCTGCCCTCGGCCCCGACGCGCGGGCGGCCACCGCGCTGCTCCTGGACGGGGCGCTGCTGCTCGACCTGACGCCCGGGGCCGCGTTCGCGGCGGCGCGGGCGGGCCGTTCCCTGACCGGCGTACGGCAGGTGCTGTTGTCGCACCCGCACGACGGGCCGGCGGTCGAGGTGCCGGCCGGGCTGCCGCAGCCCGGACGGGTGCCGGACGGGCGGGAGTTGACGCTGCTGACGGGGCACCGGGTGCGGGCGGTGCCGATGGACGCGCCGGGCACGGGGTACGCGGTGACCGGGCCGGAGGGGCAGCGGCTGCTGTACCTGCCGCCGGGCGGGGCGCCGGCGGGGCTGGAGGAGCCGGCCGAGTCGTACGACATGGTGCTCGCGGACGTCGTGGGGCGCCCGGACGCGCTGGCGAAGCTGCGGGCGGTGGGGGCGGTGGGGCCGACGACCGATGTGGTCGCCGTCCATCTGGACCACGACGTGCCGCCCGGGCCCGAGCTCGGGCGGCGGCTCGCGGCGGCCGGGGCGCGGGCCGTGCCGGACGGGACGACGCTGGTGGTGGGGGCGTACGAGGACGTGCCGGACGTGCCGCGGCGGACGCTGGTGCTGGGCGGTGCGCGGTCGGGCAAGTCGGTGGAGGCCGAACGGAGGCTGGAGGCCTTTCCGGACGTGCTGTACGTGGCGACGGGCGGGTCGCGGAACGGGGACACCGAGTGGTCGGCGCGGGTGTCCGCGCATCGCGAGCGGCGGCCGGGGTCGTGGCGGACGGTCGAGACGTGCGATCTGGTGCCGTTGCTGGCGGAGGACGGGCCGCCGTTGCTCATCGACTGTCTGTCGTTGTGGCTGACGGATGCGATGGACGCCGTGGGGGCTTGGGACGACGCGGTGTGGGCGGAGCGGGGGGAGAAGGCGTTGCGGGAGCGGGTGCGGGAGTTGACGGAGGCGGTGCGTTCGACTCGGCGGACCGTTGTCGCCGTGTCGAACGAGGTGGGGTCGGGGATCGTGCCGTCGACGGCGTCGGGGCGGCGGTACCGGGATGAACTCGGGCGGTTGAACGCGGGGTTCGCGGACGAGTGCGAGCATGTTCTGTTGGTGGTGGCGGGGCAGGCTGTGGTGCTGCGGGGGTGA